A window of the Zeugodacus cucurbitae isolate PBARC_wt_2022May chromosome 2, idZeuCucr1.2, whole genome shotgun sequence genome harbors these coding sequences:
- the LOC105218775 gene encoding lysosomal acid glucosylceramidase: MNYTRDGNRDIAKMFNKLLFILLLCFNYNKFTAGASSDCMPRRTKYGLVCVCTAEHCDYLENPQPSSNEIALISSSKEGLRFAVSKLSFGEINTKTQTNTETSLKVDEEDFKNSAVIVDSRQTFAQLLLDTTDRLTSRSLKLRVNRSVEYQKIAGFGGAFTGTVSHLLGLLDQKLQDHIYKSYYHKDGVGFNMLRTPIGGCDFDLAPWAYNEEPRDDPKLSNFKKLDPRDEIKVEQMQRLKTVSDLKDLKIMAVAWSSPTWMKTNGRWTGIGLLKTEYYQAWADYHLKFIELMDAKNMPVWAISTGNEPLNGVVFFFFVHFMSLGWVPKNQAIWLNDFLGPTIRKSKYKNVLIFGNDDQRYSYPSWFVEMNRTRPGVLNYLDGLAVHWYWDDMFAPNLIDLTVRQLPGKMVLNTESCIGDKPWQTHGPELGSWERGEYFARDILHNLQHSYNGWIDWNLVLDEQGGPNYVNNNVDASVIVNATNRAEIYKQPLFYSMGHFSKFVPEGSVRIEARMLSLAVEAVAFKRPDQRIAVVLLNSEKRAVDVLLNDSVRGEIKINIPAQSWHTIVYN; encoded by the exons ATGAATTATACAAGAGACGGAAACAGAGACATTGCgaaaatgtttaacaaattactttttattttgcttttatgtTTCAACTACAATAAATTTACTG CTGGCGCAAGCAGTGATTGTATGCCTCGGCGCACAAAATACGGTTTAGTGTGTGTTTGCACGGCGGAGCACTGCGATTACTTGGAGAATCCCCAGCCAAGTTCAAATGAGATTGCACTAATTTCTTCAAGCAAG GAAGGTCTACGCTTTGCCGTAAGTAAGTTAAGTTTCGgcgaaattaatacaaaaacacaaacaaataccgAGACAAGCTTAAAAGTAGACGAagaagattttaaaaattcagcaGTGATCGTCGATAGTAGACAAACATTTGCACAGCTCTTGCTCGATACGACCGACC GCTTAACTTCTAGATCGCTTAAACTACGTGTGAATCGTTCTGTGGAATATCAAAAAATTGCAGGCTTTGGTGGTGCTTTCACCGGTACTGTTTCACATTTGTTGGGTCTCCTCGATCAGAAGTTGCAAGATCACATTTATAA ATCATATTATCACAAGGATGGCGTCGGCTTTAATATGTTACGTACCCCAATTGGTGGCTGTGATTTTGATCTTGCACCTTGGGCTTATAATGAGGAGCCTCGTGATGATCCAAAACTTtccaatttcaaaaaattagatCCTCGCGATGAGATCAAGGTTGAACAAATGCAGCGCTTAAAAACAGTATCCGATTTGAAAGACTTAAAAATTATGGCTGTGGCTTGGAGTTCACCAACTTGGATGAAGACAAATGGAAGGTGGACAGGTATAGGACTGTTGAAGACTGAATATTATCAGGCTTGGGCTGATTATCATTTAAA ATTTATTGAATTAATGGATGCCAAAAATATGCCGGTCTGGGCCATATCAACTGGTAATGAGCCGCTCAACGGAGTCGTCTTTTTCTTCTTCGTTCACTTTATGAGTCTTGGTTGGGTACCAAAGAATCAG GCAATTTGGTTGAACGACTTTCTTGGACCTACAATCCGGAAAtccaaatataaaaatgttctgATATTCGGAAATGACGATCAGCGATATTCATATCCATCTTGGTTTGTTGAA atGAATCGCACTCGGCCGGGTGTTCTTAATTACCTCGACGGCTTAGCGGTACACTGGTACTGGGATGATATGTTTGCACCCAATCTAATAGATCTGACTGTTAGACAATTGCCAGGCAAAATGGTGTTAAATACTGAGTCCTGCATAGGAGACAAGCCATGGCAAACTCATGGACCCGAGCTGGGCTCATGGGAGCGAGGCGAGTATTTCGCACGCGATATCCTGCACAACTTGCAGCATTCCTACAATGGTTGGATCGATTGGAATCTCGTTTTAGATGAGCAAGGTGGACCGAACTACGTGAACAACAATGTGGACGCGTCAGTGATTGTGAATGCCACAA ATCGCGCTGAGatctacaaacaaccgttattctATAGCATGGGACACTTTTCGAAATTCGTGCCCGAGGGTTCGGTGCGTATTGAGGCGAGAATGCTGAGCTTGGCAGTGGAGGCGGTCGCTTTCAAGCGGCCCGATCAACGCATTGCTGTGGTGCTGCTCAATAG tgAAAAACGCGCCGTGGATGTGCTTCTGAATGACAGCGTACGCGGCGAGATAAAGATCAATATACCAGCGCAATCTTGGCACACGATTgtctataattaa
- the Ttpal_7 gene encoding alpha-tocopherol transfer protein-like, translating into MRPLPPELAKIAREELNETPERVQQDLVILRTWIYQQRYLHARTSTDFLIAFLRRCRYSLEQTKKRIDDFFTFHTRFPEIVSNRRVTEKILTINRLGLQYFPEFPRCSDHAAIMITRVGCCPKRYHMREVMAYTSMAMELIALENDNAAVVGVVQIFDLSDLDVEHAAQLDGGLFRKWWYWMSECSPLRINVTYCLNAPKELQSWLGVLRALRVKMGSNSPMFIVKSLEELYQYIPQKCLPEEYGGTNGHLHECVSYMEDLLKSYRDYFEDEVNYGTIEQLRHGEIMPYEAEFGAEGSFRQLIVD; encoded by the exons ATGCGTCCATTGCCACCAGAGTTAGCGAAAATCGCACGAGAGGAGTTAAACGAGACACCGGAACGTGTTCAACAGGATTTGGTTATATTGCGCACCTGGATTTATCAGCAGCGCTATTTGCATGCGCGCACATCGACCGATTTCCTGATTGCCTTCCTCAGACGTTGCCGCTACAGTTTGGAGCAGACAAAGAAACGCATCGATGACTTTTTCACATTCCATACAAGATTTCCGGAGATCGTATCGAATCGCCGCGTGACAGAGAAAATTTTAACTATCAATCGTTTGGG TCTACAATATTTCCCGGAATTCCCTCGTTGTAGTGATCACGCTGCCATAATGATTACCCGAGTCGGCTGTTGCCCCAAACGTTATCACATGCGTGAGGTTATGGCTTACACTTCGATGGCTATGGAACTGATAGCACTAGAGAATGAtaatgctgctgttgttggggTTGTACAAATATTCGATTTGTCAGATCTGGATGTGGAGCATGCGGCGCAATTAGATGGTGGTCTCTTTCGGAAATGGTGGTACTGGATGAGTGAGTGTAGTCCGTTGCGTATAAATGTAACATACTGCTTGAATGCGCCCAAAGAACTGCAAAGTTGGTTGGGTGTTTTGAGAGCGCTACGCGTTAAAATGGGTTCAAATAGTCCG ATGTTTATTGTGAAGTCGCTGGAAGAATTGTATCAGTATATACCACAAAAATGTTTACCTGAGGAATATGGTGGCACCAATGGACATCTGCACGAGTGTGTTTCTTACATGGAAGATTTGTTGAAGAGCTATCGTGACTATTTCGAAGATGAGGTGAATTACGGCACAATTGAACAGTTGCGTCATGGTGAGATAA